A single window of Streptococcus cristatus ATCC 51100 DNA harbors:
- a CDS encoding MetQ/NlpA family ABC transporter substrate-binding protein, with product MKLKKWFGATALLAVAAFGLAACSSSTSKNAKSADSATVTVKVGVMSLSDTEEARWNKVQEILDKDKAGVKLEFTQFTDYSQPNQAVRDGDVDINAFQHYYYLKNWNKENNADLVSVADTYIAPIRLYSGTKDGKNKYTDVKDIPENGSIAVPNDATNESRALNLLQAAGLIKLDVDSTKLATVANIKENKKNLKISELDASQTAASLTSVDAAVVNNTFVREAGIDYKSALYKEKTDENSKLWYNLIAAKKDWEKSDKADAIKKIIKAYHTDEVKKVIEESSDGMDQPVW from the coding sequence ATGAAATTGAAAAAATGGTTTGGTGCAACAGCACTCTTAGCTGTAGCAGCATTTGGTTTGGCAGCTTGCTCGTCTTCAACATCAAAAAACGCTAAGTCAGCAGACAGTGCAACAGTGACTGTAAAAGTTGGTGTGATGAGCCTCAGCGATACAGAAGAAGCACGTTGGAACAAGGTTCAAGAAATCCTTGATAAGGATAAAGCAGGTGTTAAATTGGAGTTCACTCAATTTACAGACTATTCTCAGCCTAACCAAGCAGTTCGCGATGGTGATGTAGACATCAATGCCTTCCAGCATTACTACTACTTGAAAAACTGGAATAAAGAAAACAATGCTGATTTGGTGTCTGTAGCAGATACGTATATCGCACCAATTCGCCTTTACTCTGGTACTAAAGATGGCAAAAACAAATATACTGATGTAAAAGACATTCCAGAAAACGGAAGCATTGCCGTACCAAACGATGCGACAAATGAAAGCCGTGCTTTGAACCTTCTTCAAGCAGCTGGTTTGATCAAGTTAGATGTGGATTCCACGAAACTTGCGACTGTTGCTAACATCAAAGAAAACAAGAAAAACTTAAAAATTTCTGAATTGGATGCTTCTCAAACAGCAGCTTCTCTTACTTCTGTAGATGCAGCGGTTGTCAACAATACCTTCGTTCGTGAAGCTGGTATTGACTACAAGAGCGCTCTTTACAAAGAAAAGACAGATGAAAATTCTAAATTGTGGTACAACTTGATTGCTGCTAAGAAAGATTGGGAAAAATCTGACAAGGCAGACGCCATCAAGAAAATCATCAAGGCTTACCATACTGACGAAGTTAAAAAAGTCATTGAAGAATCTTCAGATGGTATGGATCAACCAGTTTGGTAA
- a CDS encoding M20/M25/M40 family metallo-hydrolase, translating into MPFSTESEQIKKFENDEVAQHYFEVLRTLISKKSIFAQQIGLKEVATYLGEIFTAAGAKVMIDDSYTAPFVLAEFQSDNPEAKTIIFYHHYDTVPADNDQPWTNDPFTLSVHYGVMYGRGVDDDKGHITARLTAVRKYIRENGSLPVNIIFMMEGAEESASTDLDKYLAKHKKHLRGADLLVWEQGTRNNLGQLEISGGNKGIVTFDMSVRSAEVDIHSSYGGVINSASWYLMDAISSLRSADGRILVEGIYEQLQEPNERELALIAQYALKTPEELKEIYGLQLPVLKEERQEFLRRFYFEPAINIEGFGSGYQGQGVKTILPAYASAKMEVRLVPGLEPHDVLDKIRKQLDKNGYDQVELTYTLGEMSYRSDMSAPSILNVIELAKDFYLEGISVLPTSAGTGPMHTVFEALEVPMAAFGLGNANSRDHGGDENVKIADYYTHIELIKELIRSYEQ; encoded by the coding sequence ATGCCTTTCTCAACTGAGAGTGAACAAATTAAAAAGTTTGAAAATGATGAGGTAGCCCAACACTATTTTGAGGTGTTGCGAACCTTGATTTCTAAAAAGTCTATCTTTGCTCAGCAAATTGGGCTCAAGGAGGTAGCTACCTATCTGGGAGAAATTTTCACTGCCGCAGGTGCTAAAGTGATGATTGATGACAGTTACACGGCTCCCTTTGTATTGGCAGAGTTTCAGTCGGACAATCCTGAGGCCAAGACTATCATTTTCTATCACCACTATGATACGGTGCCGGCCGATAATGACCAGCCTTGGACTAATGACCCCTTTACTCTGTCGGTCCACTACGGTGTCATGTATGGTCGTGGGGTCGATGATGACAAAGGGCACATTACTGCGCGTTTGACAGCGGTGCGTAAGTATATCCGAGAGAACGGTTCGCTACCAGTCAATATCATCTTCATGATGGAGGGAGCAGAGGAGTCGGCTTCGACAGACTTGGATAAATATCTGGCCAAGCATAAGAAACATTTGCGGGGAGCAGATTTGCTGGTCTGGGAGCAGGGCACGCGTAATAATCTAGGTCAGTTGGAGATTTCTGGTGGGAATAAGGGCATTGTCACCTTTGATATGTCTGTTCGCAGTGCAGAAGTCGATATCCATTCTAGCTATGGCGGTGTCATTAATTCAGCTTCTTGGTACTTGATGGATGCTATCTCTAGCCTGCGTAGTGCTGACGGTCGAATTTTGGTGGAGGGTATCTATGAGCAGTTACAGGAGCCCAATGAGCGAGAGCTGGCTTTGATTGCCCAGTACGCTCTGAAGACACCAGAAGAGTTGAAGGAAATTTACGGCCTCCAGCTTCCAGTCTTGAAAGAGGAAAGGCAGGAATTCCTCCGTCGCTTCTATTTTGAGCCAGCCATTAACATTGAAGGCTTCGGTTCGGGCTATCAGGGGCAAGGAGTCAAAACCATCCTCCCAGCATATGCATCTGCCAAGATGGAAGTGCGCTTGGTACCAGGCTTAGAGCCCCATGATGTCTTGGACAAGATTCGCAAGCAACTGGACAAAAATGGCTATGATCAGGTAGAATTAACTTATACATTGGGAGAAATGAGCTATCGTAGCGATATGAGTGCCCCTTCTATCCTGAATGTGATTGAACTGGCCAAGGATTTTTATCTAGAGGGCATCTCGGTGCTTCCGACCTCGGCAGGAACAGGACCCATGCATACAGTCTTTGAGGCTTTGGAAGTTCCGATGGCTGCCTTTGGCTTGGGAAATGCCAATAGTCGAGATCATGGTGGCGATGAAAATGTCAAGATTGCCGATTATTATACCCATATTGAATTAATCAAGGAGTTAATCAGAAGTTATGAGCAATGA
- a CDS encoding methionine ABC transporter ATP-binding protein: MSNEIIKLDRIDVTFTQKNRVIKAVEDVTIHINQGDIYGIVGYSGAGKSTLVRVINLLQKPSGGRITVDGTVLYDKGTVQLNAAQLREKRKDIGMIFQHFNLMAQMTAKENVAFALKHSSLSAAEKEEKVRKLLELVGLEDRADNYPSQLSGGQKQRVAIARALANDPKILISDEATSALDPKTTKQILALLQDLNQKLGLTIVLITHEMQIVKDIANRVAVMQNGKLIEEGSVLDIFTNPQNELTQDFITTATGITEAMVKINQQKIVQDLPADSVLAHLKYAGTVTDTAIINDIYKQYQVSANILHANIEILDNVPVGEMVVILSGNAENLAATQSNLQAAGVELKVLKGGI, translated from the coding sequence ATGAGCAATGAAATTATCAAATTAGACCGTATTGATGTCACTTTTACACAGAAAAATCGTGTCATCAAGGCGGTTGAAGATGTGACCATTCACATTAATCAGGGAGATATTTACGGTATCGTGGGTTATTCTGGTGCCGGAAAATCAACCTTGGTGCGGGTTATTAACCTCCTGCAGAAGCCATCTGGTGGTCGCATCACTGTGGATGGGACAGTCCTATACGACAAGGGTACAGTCCAGCTGAACGCGGCTCAACTGCGGGAAAAGCGAAAAGATATTGGCATGATTTTCCAGCATTTCAATCTGATGGCCCAGATGACGGCTAAGGAAAATGTCGCGTTTGCCTTGAAGCACTCTTCCTTGTCTGCTGCTGAAAAAGAGGAGAAGGTTCGTAAACTTTTAGAATTGGTTGGTCTGGAAGATCGAGCGGATAATTATCCGTCTCAACTGTCTGGCGGTCAGAAGCAGCGCGTGGCGATTGCTAGAGCCTTGGCCAATGACCCGAAAATCTTGATTTCAGATGAAGCGACTTCGGCATTGGATCCTAAAACAACCAAGCAAATTTTGGCCTTGCTTCAGGATTTGAATCAAAAGTTGGGGCTGACGATTGTACTGATCACGCATGAAATGCAGATTGTCAAAGATATTGCTAATCGTGTAGCTGTTATGCAGAATGGGAAATTGATCGAGGAAGGCTCGGTTTTGGATATCTTTACCAATCCACAGAACGAATTGACCCAAGACTTTATCACAACGGCAACAGGTATCACTGAAGCGATGGTTAAAATCAATCAACAGAAGATTGTGCAAGACCTGCCAGCGGATTCTGTTTTGGCGCATTTGAAGTATGCTGGTACGGTGACAGATACAGCCATTATCAACGATATTTACAAGCAGTATCAAGTTTCAGCCAATATTTTACATGCAAACATTGAGATTTTAGACAATGTGCCTGTCGGGGAGATGGTAGTCATTTTATCTGGAAATGCAGAAAATCTTGCGGCAACTCAGAGCAATTTGCAAGCTGCTGGCGTAGAATTAAAGGTTCTTAAGGGAGGAATTTAG
- a CDS encoding methionine ABC transporter permease has product MVDLIKTFLPNVYKMGWAGQAGWGTAIYLTLYMTIISFLIGGILGLIAGLFLVLTAPGGILENKTAFFILDKVTSIFRAIPFIILLALINPFTRMIVGTGIGPTAALVPLSLAVFPFFARQVQVVLSELDRGVIEAAQAVGANTWDIIGVYLREGLPDLIRVTTVTLISLVGETAMAGAIGAGGLGNVAIAYGYQRFNQDVTILATVLLLLLIFFIQFLGDFLTRKISHR; this is encoded by the coding sequence TTGGTAGACTTGATTAAAACATTTTTGCCCAATGTCTATAAGATGGGCTGGGCTGGTCAGGCTGGCTGGGGAACAGCGATTTATCTGACCCTTTATATGACAATTATTTCCTTCTTGATCGGTGGGATTTTAGGCTTGATAGCTGGACTTTTCCTTGTATTGACAGCGCCGGGCGGTATTTTAGAAAATAAAACAGCCTTTTTCATCTTGGATAAGGTCACATCCATCTTTCGGGCGATTCCTTTTATCATCCTCCTTGCTTTAATCAATCCCTTCACACGGATGATTGTGGGCACAGGAATTGGGCCAACAGCGGCTTTGGTGCCTTTATCTTTGGCAGTCTTTCCTTTCTTTGCCCGTCAGGTGCAGGTGGTTCTATCAGAATTGGACCGCGGTGTGATTGAAGCGGCACAGGCAGTTGGGGCTAATACATGGGATATCATCGGAGTTTATCTGCGTGAAGGCTTACCAGATTTGATTAGGGTGACAACAGTGACCCTAATCTCGCTAGTTGGTGAAACAGCTATGGCGGGAGCGATCGGTGCAGGCGGTCTTGGAAATGTGGCGATTGCCTACGGTTATCAACGTTTCAATCAAGACGTGACCATTTTAGCGACTGTTTTGCTCTTGCTTCTTATCTTCTTTATCCAGTTTCTGGGAGATTTCCTAACTAGAAAGATCAGTCATCGCTAG
- a CDS encoding MptD family putative ECF transporter S component: MTSLTLKELKWTGVFALLYFLCVGLGVLVGHFFDNAGNMLYAPVFAAVFGGSVYMLLQSKIKKFGAISLVGLIMGGFFLLSGHFMIAGLPGLVFGLLADTIAGLGKYENKFWNLLSFVCFSFVNSGPIILMWLARQAYIDGLVARGKTAEYINRILLPLDFPTIASFIVMVVAGALIGGLLGQYLVKKRSEKADFQS, translated from the coding sequence ATGACATCGTTAACACTGAAAGAGCTGAAATGGACGGGAGTCTTTGCTTTGCTCTACTTTCTCTGTGTCGGACTAGGAGTACTAGTAGGGCACTTTTTTGACAATGCTGGCAATATGCTCTATGCTCCAGTATTTGCTGCAGTTTTTGGCGGAAGCGTTTATATGTTGCTGCAAAGCAAGATTAAAAAATTTGGAGCGATCAGCTTAGTAGGCCTAATAATGGGAGGCTTTTTCCTCCTGTCTGGTCATTTTATGATTGCTGGTCTGCCGGGCTTGGTGTTCGGTCTCTTGGCGGACACGATTGCAGGCTTGGGCAAATACGAAAATAAATTCTGGAATCTGCTTTCTTTTGTTTGTTTCTCTTTTGTCAATTCGGGCCCTATTATCCTCATGTGGCTAGCGCGTCAAGCTTATATTGATGGCTTGGTGGCGCGTGGGAAGACAGCAGAATACATCAATCGGATTTTGCTGCCGTTGGATTTCCCGACCATTGCTAGTTTTATTGTGATGGTAGTGGCAGGTGCTTTAATCGGTGGTCTGCTCGGTCAATATCTGGTAAAGAAACGCAGTGAAAAAGCTGATTTTCAGTCATAA
- a CDS encoding SAM hydrolase/SAM-dependent halogenase family protein, protein MNNILVLQSDFGLVDGAVSAMIGVALEESPTLKIHHLTHDITPYNIFEGSYRLFQTVDYWPEGTTFVSVVDPGVGSKRKSVVAKTSKNQYIVTPDNGTLSFIKKHVGIVAIREISEVENRRKNTEHSYTFHGRDVYAYTGAKLASGHISFEEVGPELSVEEIVEIPVVETRIADNLVSGAIDILDVRFGSLWTSITREEFCTLEPSFGDRFEVTIYNNDMLVYQNQVTYGKSFTDVRIGQPILYINSLYRVGLAINQGSFAKAYNVGVGAQWHIEIKRIEN, encoded by the coding sequence ATGAACAACATATTAGTGCTACAGTCGGACTTCGGTCTGGTAGATGGAGCAGTGTCGGCTATGATTGGAGTGGCTTTGGAGGAATCACCAACGCTGAAAATCCATCATTTGACCCATGACATCACCCCTTACAATATTTTTGAGGGCAGTTATCGTCTCTTTCAGACGGTAGATTATTGGCCAGAGGGAACGACCTTTGTCTCGGTCGTGGATCCGGGAGTGGGTTCCAAGCGGAAAAGCGTGGTTGCTAAGACCAGTAAAAATCAATATATCGTGACACCTGATAATGGTACTCTGTCCTTTATCAAAAAGCATGTCGGTATCGTAGCTATTCGTGAGATTTCAGAAGTGGAAAATCGTCGCAAGAATACTGAGCATTCTTATACCTTCCACGGGCGAGATGTCTATGCCTACACAGGTGCCAAGCTGGCTAGCGGCCATATCAGTTTTGAGGAAGTTGGCCCAGAGTTGAGTGTCGAAGAAATTGTCGAAATCCCTGTTGTCGAAACACGGATAGCAGATAATTTGGTCAGCGGAGCTATTGACATTTTGGATGTTCGCTTTGGCTCCCTTTGGACTTCGATTACGCGCGAGGAGTTCTGCACCTTAGAGCCCAGCTTTGGCGACCGTTTTGAAGTCACCATTTACAACAATGACATGCTGGTTTATCAAAACCAAGTGACCTATGGCAAGTCCTTTACGGATGTCCGCATTGGTCAGCCGATTTTGTACATCAATTCCCTCTATCGGGTGGGCTTGGCTATCAACCAAGGTTCCTTTGCCAAGGCCTACAATGTTGGTGTCGGTGCTCAATGGCATATTGAGATTAAACGTATAGAAAATTAA
- a CDS encoding ECF-type riboflavin transporter substrate-binding protein: MKKKLLDTKFTIKEVVATGIGAALFVVIGMISIPTPVPNTSIQLQYAVQALFSVVFGPFVGFLMGLIGHVIKDAMAGYGLWWSWIIASAFFGFILGLFKNRIRAAEGIFEVKDIVNFNIFQLLANAFVWLLVAPIGDILIYSEPVNKVFVQGFVATLSNGVTVAVAGTLLLLAYARTQTRSGSLKKD, from the coding sequence ATGAAAAAGAAATTGTTAGATACAAAGTTTACTATTAAAGAAGTTGTTGCAACGGGGATTGGAGCTGCACTTTTTGTAGTTATCGGAATGATTAGCATTCCAACACCTGTTCCAAATACCAGTATTCAGCTGCAATATGCGGTTCAGGCCCTCTTTAGTGTCGTTTTCGGCCCCTTTGTCGGCTTCCTGATGGGCTTGATTGGCCACGTTATCAAAGACGCTATGGCTGGCTACGGTCTCTGGTGGTCATGGATTATCGCTAGTGCCTTCTTTGGTTTCATTCTCGGTTTGTTTAAAAATCGCATCCGTGCAGCAGAAGGTATTTTTGAAGTGAAGGACATCGTCAACTTCAATATCTTCCAGCTTTTGGCCAATGCTTTTGTCTGGCTCTTGGTCGCTCCGATTGGCGATATCTTGATTTATAGCGAGCCGGTCAATAAGGTCTTTGTGCAAGGCTTTGTAGCAACTCTGTCAAATGGAGTGACAGTTGCCGTAGCAGGAACCTTGCTCTTACTAGCCTACGCTCGTACTCAGACTCGCTCAGGTAGCCTTAAGAAAGATTAA
- a CDS encoding helix-turn-helix transcriptional regulator, which yields MAKNLRLKMARAEHDMTQGDLADAIGVTRQTIGLIEAGKYNPSLSLCLAICKCLNKTLDQLFWEE from the coding sequence ATGGCAAAAAATCTTAGGTTAAAAATGGCAAGGGCTGAGCATGACATGACCCAAGGCGACTTGGCTGATGCCATTGGTGTGACTCGTCAGACCATTGGCCTGATTGAGGCAGGCAAGTACAATCCCAGTCTTAGTCTATGCTTGGCCATTTGCAAGTGCCTCAATAAAACGCTGGATCAGTTGTTTTGGGAAGAATAG
- a CDS encoding DUF6773 family protein, whose protein sequence is MKNKPQKVYTDERTLQLERKLGNEVAFFAIILLLISIFIKIMIWHVPVEGYLPEILVILAMEIYAGIRSWQLGLDIRRYKPSIGQRSFRSRLANGAILAIVIVAVQMWSGNSVIRLFFQHYPILQFIFIVALITAFSSIFDQLVNYFYQKRQVLLDQELENDEN, encoded by the coding sequence ATGAAGAACAAACCACAAAAAGTCTATACAGACGAGCGGACTTTACAACTTGAGCGAAAATTAGGAAATGAAGTTGCATTTTTTGCGATTATCTTGCTCCTTATTTCTATCTTTATCAAAATTATGATTTGGCATGTGCCAGTAGAAGGCTACTTACCAGAAATTCTAGTTATTTTGGCTATGGAAATCTATGCTGGCATTCGTAGCTGGCAGTTGGGCCTTGACATCAGACGCTACAAGCCATCTATTGGGCAAAGGAGTTTCAGAAGTCGTTTGGCTAACGGAGCTATCTTAGCAATTGTAATCGTGGCTGTTCAGATGTGGAGTGGAAATTCGGTTATTCGACTATTCTTTCAACATTACCCAATTTTGCAATTTATTTTTATTGTAGCTTTGATAACTGCCTTTTCTAGTATATTTGATCAGTTGGTCAATTATTTTTATCAGAAGAGACAGGTTTTATTAGACCAAGAACTAGAAAATGATGAGAATTAG
- a CDS encoding DUF6773 family protein: MMRIRINESLTYSKKVSKKMKKQPVIKDERTEKLDGKVAGELVLGMFLFLAISVFFKAYILHLSLLAYLPEGFLLTLVGLYALLRRVSLGIDVGDMVREEKWPERFGGGVVFALIVMGIDFFGQRENLASMFSILYLLKLALAMLLFMLGSLTMDKISLYLNSKGQAKLDQELEDEE, translated from the coding sequence ATGATGAGAATTAGAATCAATGAATCTTTAACTTATAGTAAGAAAGTGAGTAAGAAAATGAAGAAGCAGCCTGTTATAAAAGATGAACGAACAGAAAAATTGGACGGCAAAGTTGCAGGAGAACTAGTACTAGGAATGTTCCTTTTCTTGGCTATCTCTGTATTTTTCAAAGCCTATATCCTCCATCTAAGCTTACTGGCCTATCTGCCAGAAGGTTTTCTGCTTACCTTAGTAGGTCTATATGCCTTGCTTCGTCGCGTAAGCTTAGGCATTGATGTTGGTGATATGGTGAGAGAGGAAAAATGGCCAGAGCGATTTGGCGGTGGAGTCGTCTTTGCTCTCATCGTTATGGGCATTGATTTCTTTGGTCAGCGAGAAAATCTGGCTAGTATGTTCAGCATTTTGTATCTGCTCAAGCTGGCTCTTGCAATGCTACTGTTTATGCTTGGGAGCTTAACGATGGACAAGATCAGTCTTTACCTAAACAGTAAAGGTCAGGCAAAGCTCGATCAGGAATTGGAGGATGAAGAATGA
- a CDS encoding CPBP family intramembrane glutamic endopeptidase produces MTWWKRLIWVGCAFLALGLYVLPMLFQQVAIIYQFPKQWTIGLGLLLIFLVWLVFVVAAKKTGILSPSGKIFQKGDGKRIALGLFGMLLISVLGTVLLQWLHGEVTTANQASLMEEFQRGDIVLLSIMLGVLAPIAEEIIFRGIIPLKIFKGYESWGYIIGGLLFAIFHGPTNIMSFVIYGGASVILTLLAYRTRRLEVSIAVHMINNGLPAILMLLIPIFGVEV; encoded by the coding sequence ATGACTTGGTGGAAACGATTGATCTGGGTTGGCTGCGCTTTCTTAGCTTTGGGCTTGTATGTCCTCCCTATGCTGTTTCAGCAGGTAGCAATCATTTATCAATTTCCTAAACAGTGGACCATTGGTCTTGGGCTTTTGCTGATTTTCCTAGTCTGGCTGGTCTTTGTCGTGGCAGCAAAGAAAACTGGCATCCTATCTCCGTCTGGGAAAATCTTTCAAAAAGGAGACGGGAAGCGAATTGCCCTAGGCCTCTTTGGCATGTTGCTCATATCTGTCCTTGGGACGGTACTACTACAGTGGCTGCATGGAGAAGTGACAACGGCTAATCAGGCATCTTTGATGGAGGAGTTCCAAAGAGGAGATATAGTTTTATTGTCCATCATGCTTGGAGTTTTGGCGCCTATCGCAGAAGAAATTATTTTCCGTGGCATCATTCCTCTAAAAATCTTTAAAGGCTATGAAAGCTGGGGCTATATCATAGGCGGACTACTCTTTGCGATATTTCATGGCCCAACCAATATCATGTCCTTTGTGATTTATGGTGGTGCTTCTGTGATTTTGACCTTGCTGGCTTATCGAACTCGGCGCTTGGAAGTCAGTATTGCAGTTCACATGATAAATAACGGACTTCCTGCCATTCTTATGTTGTTGATCCCTATTTTTGGAGTAGAGGTATAG
- the trhO gene encoding oxygen-dependent tRNA uridine(34) hydroxylase TrhO — translation MAKDIRVLLYYKYVPIENAEKFAADHLAFCKSIGLKGRILVADEGINGTVSGDYETTQKYMDYVHSLPGMEDLWFKIDEENEQAFKKMFVRYKKEIVHLGLEDNDFDNDINPLETTGAYLSPKEFKEALLDEDTVVLDTRNDYEYDLGHFRGAIRPDIRNFRELPQWVRDNKEKFMDKRVVVYCTGGVRCEKFSGWMVREGYKDVGQLHGGIATYGKDPEVQGELWDGKMYVFDERISVDINHVDPVVIGKDWFDGTPCERYVNCGNPECNRRILTSEENEDKYLRGCSHECRVHPRNRYVTENGLSQAEVVERLAAIGESLETLVAQ, via the coding sequence ATGGCAAAAGATATTCGCGTATTACTTTACTACAAATATGTTCCGATTGAGAATGCTGAGAAATTTGCAGCTGATCATCTGGCCTTCTGTAAATCTATCGGTCTTAAAGGCCGTATCCTGGTGGCAGATGAAGGAATCAATGGAACGGTTTCTGGTGATTATGAAACCACTCAAAAATACATGGATTATGTGCACAGCCTTCCGGGCATGGAAGACCTTTGGTTCAAGATTGACGAAGAAAACGAGCAAGCTTTCAAGAAAATGTTTGTTCGCTACAAGAAAGAAATCGTGCACTTGGGCTTGGAAGACAATGATTTTGACAATGACATCAACCCGCTGGAGACGACAGGAGCTTACCTGTCACCTAAGGAATTTAAGGAAGCCCTCTTGGACGAAGACACTGTTGTCTTAGACACTCGTAACGACTACGAGTACGATCTGGGTCACTTCCGTGGGGCCATTCGTCCAGACATTCGCAACTTCCGCGAATTGCCGCAATGGGTTCGTGATAACAAAGAGAAGTTCATGGACAAGCGCGTGGTTGTTTACTGTACTGGTGGTGTTCGCTGTGAGAAATTCTCAGGCTGGATGGTGCGTGAAGGATATAAGGATGTCGGTCAGCTTCATGGCGGTATCGCGACTTACGGCAAGGATCCAGAAGTTCAAGGTGAGCTTTGGGACGGCAAGATGTATGTCTTTGATGAGCGTATCTCCGTTGATATCAACCATGTTGATCCAGTCGTGATTGGGAAAGACTGGTTTGACGGTACTCCTTGTGAGCGTTATGTCAACTGTGGCAATCCAGAGTGTAACCGCCGCATCCTAACTTCAGAAGAAAACGAAGACAAGTACCTCCGTGGCTGCTCTCACGAATGCCGTGTTCACCCTCGCAACCGCTATGTGACTGAAAACGGTCTGAGCCAAGCTGAAGTGGTGGAACGTTTGGCTGCGATTGGAGAAAGCTTGGAAACACTGGTCGCTCAGTAA
- a CDS encoding helix-turn-helix transcriptional regulator: MSKAIMEEVAAYLRQHADEELSLTDLAEHFHYSPSHLSRTFKKKMGFSIKQYVEALKMEKGIQEIVEGRQNVTETSMEAGYDSLGSFSNTFKRHTGLSPKKYYQESTEAYDFMVKQLDEKGALLHQDPDCKSGNRLTVALSYPEGYKPRISCVGLFKTRIPKEEPIIGVALSQERQFTFENVPDGHYYLLACELLEDLRLTKNYVLKHNFRWGSDEPLTFSGDSIYQEEISMRRPLPSDPPITVNLPVLIMRSLAKQAQLRIRKFLS, encoded by the coding sequence ATGTCTAAAGCTATCATGGAAGAAGTGGCAGCCTATCTGCGTCAGCATGCAGATGAAGAGCTGAGTCTGACCGATTTGGCTGAGCATTTCCATTATAGTCCTTCCCATCTATCCAGAACTTTCAAGAAAAAGATGGGCTTTTCTATCAAGCAATATGTGGAAGCTCTTAAGATGGAAAAAGGGATTCAGGAGATTGTAGAAGGCCGGCAAAATGTGACTGAGACATCTATGGAAGCTGGTTATGATAGTCTAGGCAGTTTTTCTAATACTTTTAAGCGGCATACTGGACTTTCGCCTAAAAAATACTATCAGGAATCAACCGAGGCTTATGATTTTATGGTTAAACAGCTGGATGAGAAGGGAGCTTTGTTGCATCAGGATCCCGACTGTAAAAGTGGCAATCGGTTGACTGTGGCGCTATCTTATCCTGAGGGGTATAAACCGCGCATTAGCTGTGTCGGGCTTTTTAAAACCCGCATACCTAAAGAAGAGCCGATTATCGGAGTAGCACTGAGTCAGGAGAGACAGTTTACTTTTGAAAATGTACCCGATGGTCACTACTATCTTTTGGCCTGTGAATTGCTGGAGGATTTACGCCTAACTAAAAACTATGTCTTGAAGCATAACTTTCGCTGGGGCAGCGATGAGCCTCTCACTTTTTCAGGCGATAGCATCTATCAGGAGGAAATCAGCATGCGCAGGCCCTTGCCCAGCGATCCACCTATTACAGTTAATCTTCCAGTTTTAATCATGCGTTCCCTAGCCAAACAAGCGCAATTGAGAATAAGAAAATTTTTATCCTAA
- a CDS encoding VOC family protein, giving the protein MKLDVFLSFNGQAEEAFRFYADLFQTEIKGLVRASEMMDPANLPAEKRDKIAWIALDTENLTLNGEDVGIFSDLSIPSNHQPNQWLVLSPDSREEADELFAKLAEGGQILYALENQAFAKFYGRLIDRFGIGWDVMMK; this is encoded by the coding sequence ATGAAATTAGACGTGTTTTTAAGTTTTAATGGTCAGGCCGAAGAAGCTTTTCGTTTCTATGCAGATCTTTTTCAGACAGAGATAAAGGGACTTGTCCGAGCCAGTGAGATGATGGACCCAGCAAACCTTCCTGCAGAAAAACGGGATAAGATTGCCTGGATTGCCTTAGATACGGAAAACTTAACCCTGAATGGTGAGGATGTAGGCATTTTTAGCGACCTATCTATTCCTAGCAATCATCAGCCCAATCAATGGTTGGTTCTAAGTCCAGATAGTAGAGAAGAAGCCGATGAGCTCTTTGCTAAGCTTGCTGAAGGTGGACAGATTCTTTATGCTCTAGAGAATCAAGCTTTTGCTAAGTTTTATGGCCGCTTGATTGACCGTTTTGGTATCGGCTGGGATGTGATGATGAAGTAG